The Pseudodesulfovibrio sediminis genome includes the window CACAGAAGCCAGTGCTGACCCTGTCGCCCCCATGAGGTCCTGATAGCCATCTTTGTGTCGGGTATGATTCTCTGTTTTATTCATAATTGGTTTGACGGGTTCAGAGTTGGGAAATTGTTGCCGTCGGGATCTCATGTGCAGGGACCATACCGGAGGGATCAAAAAGTCGATAAAAAAATCCACATTTTTGAAAAAAGCAAAAATATCGGGGGACAAAAGAAAAAGCCGGTCTCGAAAGACCGGCTGTACATTCTGGAGCGGGAAACGAGATTTGAACTCGCGACTTCAACCTTGGCAAGGTTGCACTCTACCACTGAGTTATTCCCGCTTGGGGAAAGCCGGCCCAGTTAAGGGCCGGCTGGTATGTCTGGAGCGGGAAACGAGATTTGAACTCGCGACTTCAACCTTGGCAAGGTTGCACTCTACCACTGAGTTATTCCCGCTAAATGGAGGCGACATCCGGATTTGAACCGGAGAATGGAGGTTTTGCAGACCTCTGCCTTACCACTTGGCTATGTCGCCACTTTGGAGCGGGAAACGAGATTTGAACTCGCGACTTCAACCTTGGCAAGGTTGCACTCTACCACTGAGTTATTCCCGCTCTGAAAAGCGAACAACTGTTTACCCAGAGGGCTCTGAGGTGTCAAGAGACTTTTTTCTTTTTTTTGGCTTTTCTGTCTGTCGAGAACTATTTGATTTTTTTCGACTAATGGAAAGACTTTACTTTTAGTCCCTTTTGAGTATACCAACGCGCTTTAATTCGTTAAAATTAGGATTAAGTTCCTAACTCCTCAACCGAAAGTACAAACTCATAGTAGGAGGTACATGATGGAATCAAAAGACCTTCAATACTTCAAGGAAACCTTGGACGGCTTGTTGAATGATATCCTCAAGAAGAGTGAGGAAACCATTGAAGACATGACGGAATCCGGCGTATCCTATGCGGATCCATCTGACCGAGCCACGGCCGAGTCCGATCGAGCCTTCACATTGCGTCTGCGTGATCGCGAACGCAAACTGATCAAGAAAATCCAAAAGGCCGTTGATCGCATCGAAGACGGAGAATTCGGCATCTGCCAGGAATGTGGTGATGATATTTCCATCCCCCGCCTGAAAGCCAGACCCATGACCACGCTTTGCATAAACTGCAAAAGCAAGCAGGAGGAAGACGAGGCAGTTCGCGGCGACTAGCCGTATGCTCGTCTTTACCAATTTGGCATGGAAGCCAATTTCTTTCGTTTCCTATGTGCTGAGCTGGGCAACATCCTGATCGGTCGGAGAATCGATAAGGTCTTTGGACCTGCCCCGGGAATCTGGGTTCTGAAAATCCAGAACACCGGCGAACAACTTTATCTGCTCTACAGACCCGCCAAATCGGCGGGTCTTTTGTTTACCTCCACCGTCAAACCGACCAATCCACAGACTGCATCAGCCATGACCATGTGGTTTCGCAAGCGCTTGAATGGACGACGTATTCTCGCCGCACATGTGGACTGGCCGACTCTGCGCCTGGCACTGAAGCTCACCCCCAGAGATGAGGACAAAGCTGGAAACTTTCTGGTCATCGACTGCCGCTCCGACATGCGTCTTGTCGATGAACTGGAGCCGGAATTCGGTGTGCAGCCGGAATGGCCCGCACTGGAAGACGCCATGGATGACCCCGATATCTGGCGTCAGTATCCGCATATTTCTCCCCCACTACGCAAAGCCCTGCAACGCCTCTCGGAAGCGGAAGCGCACTCCCTGTATTTTGCGGTGGCGACCGGTTCGGCCTGCACGTTTTATCTGCCCAAGATGAAAAACGGATGGGCACCTCCACAGGTCTGGTCATGCCATGAGATGGAAGAGACCTGTCCGTCAGCGCTGGAAGCGGCCAATATCCATGGAGAACGCACACTCTTCCCCCTCATGGAGATGGAAGAAGACAAACCGCAGAAAACCCTTCTCAAACGGGCCAGAAAGAAAATCAATCGCAACCTTGCCCGGTTGGATGAAGAAGAAGCCCGGCTCAAGTCTCTCCAGGCCGAACAGATCAAGGCGGAGGCATTGCAGGCGGAACTGTATCGTTTCAAGGACGCCAGAGAGCTTGAGAAAATAGAAGTCACCCACCCTGTCCATGGTCCCATGGTGGTCCCTCTCAACCCATTTCTCTCCCCCACAGAGAACATGGAAAAGTATTTCAAAATAGCAGCCAAGGCGCAACGGGGCTTTCCTCATATCAAACGCAGACGAAAAGAACTCCTCAGCCAGCTGAACCAACTGGAAGAGGGGACCTATGAAGTGCACCCGGCCATGGCGCAGTCTGCCGCGCCCACACAGGATGGCGCTCCGGCCCTTCCCAAACGCTACAGAGGGCTTGCGGTCTCCCTGTTCCGGTCAAGCGACGGGTTCACGATCATTCGCGGCAAGAACAAGAAAGCCAACCACGACATGTTGAGCAAGGCGTCCAGCCCGTTTGACTACTGGTTTCATGTGGATGACGGCCCCAGTTCACACGTTATCCTGAAGCGCGACCATCCCAATCAGACGGTCCCGGAAACCACCCTCATGGAGGCCGCAGCGCTGTGCGGCCTGAAAAGCTATCGCAAGGACGACGGCAGAGCAGACATAATGTACGCGCTGGTCAAGGACATCCGCAAGGTGAAGGGATTTGCCGTGGGACAAGTCGCTGTGGACAAGAAGCTGGGGACCTTACGGGTGGATCTGGATCCGTCACTGGAAGCAACGCTCTCCAAAGATGCTGCATGAGCTAGTGGAGCCACTGCGTTTCCTCTACAAAAACAAAGAGGCATGTCAGCCATGCCTCTTATTCCAAACCCAATCGCTCTCTCCCCAGATCAGACGATTCGGCTGAGATTTGTCGTACCAAGCATGTTCAACGCAAGCTCTTTTTCCGTGTCCATACGACTTGCGACAGCCCGCTGCACCCGTGCCGTGGATGAACTGAATTGCCCTTTTCTACTGTCGTACACGCCCTCAATAACCGAGGTGTTGAAATCGCCTTCCGACACGCTCTTTGCAAAACGATCGATTACACGTCCAACAATCTTAGCCGCGCCTGTCGGGCCGTGCTGGACCGAGGTGGACCAGAGCACTTCCTGTAACGCAGGCGGCGCATTGTTGAAATCAAGTCCGGTCTGCTGAAGAATCATGTTTCGAGCCGGTTCATATGTCTCCCCGGCAATAAAATCGTGCTGCATTTTCTCGAATTCGGCGGGATTCTCGGCAGCGAGGGCCTTCCATGCATTGGGCATGGCGCCTTGCGTAGACCCTGTGTTGCTTGCACCGGCAGAACGCAGACGTTCACCCCACTCAGGGGCCTTCTCATCGAGGAAGGTAAGGAATCGATCCATGGTACCGGGCTTGGAAGCAATCTGATACTTGCCATAGGACGTACCGCCAACGCGATCATACCCGACAGCCGCCACTCCTGCGTCACCGGATTCAAACTGCGCAGACAGATCTCCCGGCACATAAGGGGTGACCGCTGGAGACGCCTGTGCGGTCTCCTGTCCGCCAGATGCAGCCCTGCTACTCCGAGGGAAGCTCTGACGCTCCAGGCCGCCTTCAGTGCGCATAAGACGACTGATGGTGGCCAGCGCCTCGACCATACGGCTGTCATTGATCATGGATATGTCAAATGAATCAGAGGAACTCCCCTCCCCATATTCATCTGACCCTTCTCTGAAAAGTGATTGCGCCATGTTCATCTGAGCGTCAAACGCAGCCATCAACTGCTTGTTGCGCTCCGTATCCTGCGAAGAGTCAGTGGAACCGACTCCAGCTTGTACGGTTTTCAGAATGTCATTATCGCCAATGTTTCCAACAGACATGCAGTACTCCTGCGTCAAAGTTTTGGCCTCTGGAGAGGCCTCCGTACAGGAGGAAGCAAAGGGTGTGCCTATCGCGGCAACATGATATTTTTTCAGTAAAAAATCAGAGGATCAACTCAGGGTGTCAAAATACTCGGCACTTTTCATGTATTCCACCAGCCGTCTGTGGCCTGCGGGAAATGCATACTCTTCCAGGACCTCGGGGAGAACAAATCCGCCCTCCACAGCTTCATTGAACACCGGCTCCCTGTACGCCTGATCAAGCCGACACAGATAGCAATGCATGGTCACCCGGTACTTGGTGTACGTATAGGTGACAGTGGTAATCTTTTTTTCAGGCATGATGGAAAGTTCGACTTCTTCCATATATTCACGGGCCACAGCCTGTTGCGGCGTCTCGCCGGCTTCAATGCTCCCGCCCGGAAACTCCCATAGGCCGGGCCAGACATCATCGGGCTTGCGCTTCTGAATGAGAATTTTCCCATCGTGTACGAGAACGCCTGTGACCATGTTGATACGAATGGTTTTTTGGGGTGCCGGAAGAACGGGCCGCTGATGGACCGTATTCGCCATATACGCTTTGCAGTGCCCCTGAACGGGACACCGATCACACTTGGGTCGTTTGGAACAGATCAACGCTCCAAGCTCCATGATCGCCTGATTGAAATCTCCGGCCCTGTCAGGCGGAATCAGAGAACACACAACCTTTTCGACACGTCCTTTCCCGCTTTTGCCACGGACAGGCTCCTCCATATCAAGCACCCGGGAAAACACGCGCAGGACATTGGCGTCCACGGCTGGTTCAGGCAATCCATAGGCTATGCTCGAAATGGCTCCTGCAGTATATTCACCAACTCCGGGCAACGACTGAATAGTCTTGAATTCGGCAGGGAATACCCCACCATACTCCTGAATCACAGTTTCGGCTGCCTTGAGCATGTTTCGGGCACGGGAATAATACCCGAGTCCCTCCCACATCTTGAGCACATCCTCTTCTCGGGCGCGCGCCAAAGTGGAAATATCGGGAAACCGCTCCATCCATCGGGAATAATATCCGACGACGCGGTCCATCTGGGTCTGCTGAGCCATGATCTCGGAGACCCAGACAGCATATGGTTCGGGATTCTGACGCCAGGGCAGATCCCGACCATTGGCGTCATACCAGTCAAGCAAATCGTGAGTAAATGTAATTTCGTCCATGACGACTTCCGGGTTACCCCCCCTTGGCCTGGTTTGCAACAGCTTCAGCAGCCTTGGCCGCCGCTTCCTGATCGCCAAGATAGTAGTGGTCAATGGCGTTGAGGTCATCATCAAGCTCGTAAACCAGTGGAACTCCAGTGGGAATATTCAATGAAGTGATCGAGTCGTCATCCATTTTATCAAGGTACTTGACCAGCCCTCGCAAGGAATTTCCATGGGCGACAATCAGCACACGCTGCCCGCTCTGCACCTGGGGCGCGATTGTCTCGAACCAATAAGGCATGGTCCGATCAATGGTGATCTTTAGACTTTCAGCCCTCGGCAAATCCGTCTCTGAGAGCGTTGCATACCGCGGATCATTCCCCGGATACCGCTCGTCATCCATATCGAGTTCTGGCGGTGGCGTATCAAAACTGCGACGCCAGATGAAAACCTGCTCATCGCCATATTTCTGCGCGGTTTCAGCCTTGTTCAGCCCCTGAAGCGCACCATAATGACGTTCGTTGAGTCGCCAAGTGTTGCGCACCGGCAGCCACATGATATCCATCTCGTCCTGCACCAACCATAAGGTACGAATGGCCCGTTTCAACAGTGACGTGTGGGCGACATCAAAAGCAAACCCGCCATCCTTGAGAAGTTTGGCACCGGCTTTTGCTTCTTCGATACCCTGCTCGGTCAGATCCACATCCGTCCAACCGGTAAACCGGTTTGTCAGGTTCCATTCACTCTGCCCATGTCGGATCAATACAATTTTATGCACGAGACCTCCGTTCGAATCGGTTGTTCAGACTCGGAGCATACGCAAAGGAAAGACTTTTGGAAAGATGATGAGAAGAAAATCAGTATCGTTTCGGAGCGACCTGTCGTATCTCTTCATCCAATTGATCGAAGAGTTCTCGTTTTCGTTTGTCGAAAGAAAACGCACTTTTTACGGCGGAAAAAGCCACGGCAACAATGCTTATGATGATCACCAGCCCCTTGCAGATTTCCCAACGCTGACTTTCATCATTGATGAGATCAATAATGTAACTCCCCTGCACATCACGGGTAAAATAAATAAGCGAGGGCAATCCCACAAGCAGCAGCCCGAGGCCAATGAGTTCCAGCCAGATGAAATTGCGGCCCAACATAAGAATAAACAGGGTCGAATCCCGCACAATCCGCAAAGTGACAAGACGCCTTTGCAGGGAATCAATATGATCTTCAATTTCTTCGATAAAACGCAGTGATTTCCTGAAATTATCCGCTTCATTCAACCGCTGTGTCTTTATCCAGTTTATCTTCTCCACACAGAAGTTGAATTCCTTGTTGAACTCCAGCAACAACTTCGGAAACGGGAACCATGCGGCTTCCCTCTGCACCTGACGAACTCGATCCGAAAGATATTCCAGATTGGAATTGATACGCTTGATCCCGCGCTTGACCTCGTTATTCAGCGTTGCCTGGAACCTGTCACCCCCCCGAAGCAATTGATAATAGGCAACGAAATTACTGGTCGTGCCCAGTTGTCTCAGCCGATCGAGGTCTTCGTTTGCCGTCTCGAAATAACTATGATTCTCATCGAAGCGCTTGGTTATGTCCTCGGAAAGCTGATCGACCTTGACGCGCATGGCTTCAACGGCTTCTTCCGCCTGCGCCCAGTGCTCCCACAAGGCGTTCATGAGTTGCACCCGGCCCCGGTCAAGTTCCGGATCAATGAGAATCCGATTGAAAACATGCGGATCACGGCTGATGAGATTGGAAAAAAGATCCATGGCCTGACCGGAAAAGCCCATTTTCACCATGCAGACAGCCTGGCGATACACTGGTTCCTGCCACGATGCGTCCAAGGTATTCGCATGCTTGTAAGCGTTGATGGCATCCTTGAGGTTGCCTTCGATCTCCATCAAGCGGGCCTGAAGGTAGGCAAATATCGCCTGTTGAAGCGGGGTATAGCTCGTACGCTCTGCTTCCTGCCATTGGAAAAGAGCCTGATTGAAATCTTTCCTCTCCAGATAGTAGAATCCCCACAGCGAATGCGGCTGGTAACTTCTGGGATATTGCTGCTGCGCTTCCTTAATCAAGCCTTCAGCCTTTTCCAGGTTGCCACTCTCTATGGCTTTCAAGGCATCCCAAACATACTCCCCCTCTTCCGGGGCAAGCTGCTTCGCCGCATCGATCCACTCCTTGCTCCGACTCCTCCAGACAACTTTCATGGTCCTGAGTTGAGAGGGGGCATTGATCTCGAAAACAGCCTTGGTCATGACCGACTTGAGGTCGTTCTTGTCTTTCATCAATTCAAGAATGGCGCGGGAAAAATTATCGTCGTTCACATCCACGTCAATTTCCGCAAACCCATCCGAAAAATCATTGATGTTCGTCCCGGCGAGAGCGTTCCATATCTGCGGCTGGGGCATATCGAGCTTCTTTGTCGGACAATCCTTTGATTCATGGTTCTTCAAACCACAATAGAAGCACTCCTCGCCTTCCGCCTTCATAAGCGCATTGGGCAGAGCGACCTGCATTGTCCCATACCCAAAGCCCTCTTCGCCTTCCTTGAGGGCAAGGGTACACCAGGAATCCAGGGACATCTGATCCGTTCCATACCGGGCTTCATTCACACGAAACCACTCGGAAAGGAGAAAGCCATCCATAAAACGAACGTGGGGAAAATCAGGGGTCATCCTGTTCCAGTCCAGACCGACCTTTTTCGGCAGGTCAGTCGAAAACTGCAGGTTGTCCTGTGGAGCGGCAGCCATGACAATAGGCCAGTATTTCTTTTCCTCGTCTTCCTTGGACTGTTTGATCAGCGTCATTATTTCGGTGCAAAACGACAACAACAAACGGAAGTTATCCAGAGGGAAGAAAATGGCCCCTTCCTTGATATCCGAAATATATTTGAGCCCGAGTTTCTGTAACAGAAGCAGTATTTCGCCCGAAAAATCCCGCCACCCCAGAATGGCCTCCTTATCAGCCATCCGACCGAGCGGCTTGATAATGAAATACCATTTTCGCAGGGTCTCGTAGTCAAGCCCCTGATCAACGTTCAGGCGCAACCATTCCACGTTGGCAAGACCGTCGATACCCCCGATTTTCTCACTACTCAGGCCGGGAACCGACTGGATGTTCTCTTTCAACTTTGGATGAATGACAACTTCCAACTCATCAGGAGCGACCACATTCTGACGATCAAGTTCCACAGAAAGGGAAACGGAATATTCCAGATCATATCCCACAAGAAATGTGAGCGGCATGATCTGAAAGATGACCGACATGGGATTGAGCCTGCCCCAAACCTGAAGACGGGCCATGGCCCGGAAGACTTCAACGGTATTGCAGAACCACAAGGCCTGGTCTGTATCTTTGGCAACACATAACGCTCCATATTCCTGAAGCGTTTTCTCAACGGAATTATGAAGCGTCCCTTTCCAGGCCACCCATATACCATACCCCGAAGCAACCAGTTTCGACTGGCTGATCTCGGGGAGTCCATCTATGAGTTTGCCAATTGAAGGCACTCGTCAACCTCACATAGGTTCGAGTCATTATCAGGAAAAATCAGACAACTGCGCCACAGGCAGCCCGATTGCTTCTAACTCAATGTATTCAAGGGAACTTCTTTCCCTTCGCTCACCATGCAAAACAGGTTCCAAACCCGTTGCGCCTCATCACTTTTCCCTCTTTTTTCGCACCCTTGCATATAAATCTCAACCTTATTCTTCAACTCTGCCAGGGCCAGAGCAGACTGGGCTGCGTCAAGTTTCCGACTTTGCAGGATTTTTATCAATGCCCGTATACGATGCAGATCAGCGCACGGCACACATATAGACAATTGGTCCGGCCGCCCACCGTACTTGATAGTCAATTTCTCCCGCACCAATCCCACCGGATACTCCAGACATGCGCGCAACCACATATCATAATCCTCACAGGACGGCATGTTCTCATCAAAAGGACCTATGCTCTCCCATGCATTGCGCGTGAACATGGTACAGGACGGGCTGATGAGGCACATCTCCAGGGAGGCTTCAAAGAACCACCCTTCAGGTTTGGCATATTTGGCGGGTTGATTGACTCGTTTTCCGCCCCGGACCCATATCTCCTCGGTCTGACAGATCTGGTAGTCATGCTCACGCATATACTCCAGTTGTGTGGACAGTTTGTTCGGCATCCATTCGTCATCCGAATCAAGCAAGGCTATAACCTCGCCCTGACAGATACCGATACCCGTATTCCGGGCCCCGGAGACACCCTGGTTTTCCTGATGGATGTATCGAATACGAGGATCATCATATGCCCCCAAAACATCCGTGGTATTATCCGTGGATCCATCATCTATGATTATGCATTCCCATTTTTCATAGGTCTGGGCAAAAACCGCATCAAGCGCGGTTCCAATAAAATCAGCCCTGTTGTATGTGGGGAGTATGATGGATACGAGTCTGTTTTCCATGTGTGTAAGACCTTGCGTTCATCGCCTTGAACTGTCATGTTTGTCCAACAGGCGAAATATATGAAAATATTCCAAGTTATCAATGTCCGCTGGTTCAATGCGACTGCGTGGTACGCAATCACTTTGAGCCGTCTTCTAGCTGAGGCCGGCCACGAAGTCACGGTTTTGACCCAGGCTGGTACTGCGCCGGAAAAAGCTGCGCAGGAAGCAGGTCTCCGGACGGTTTCGGTCGATCTGAACACCACCAATCCGATCCGCTTCGCCAGTGCGACAAAGCATATCATACTACTCCTCAGGACGCACCGTCCTGACATTGTCAATTGTCACCGGGGTGAAGGGTTCTTTCTGTGGGGCGTACTCAAACTTTTCGGTTTCAACTTCCAACTCGTCAGGACTCGGGGAGACCAACGCCCGCCCCGTAGCGACGCCATCAACCGCTGGCTGCATGCCGGTGTAGCCGATGCCGTGGTAGTCACGAACCGCCGTATGGCAGACTATTTTCTGGAAAAAATGCGTACACCAGGCCATGGGCTCTGGCTCATTCACGGTGGCGTAGACACTGCCCGTTTCCATTTTGACCAGGCTGGCAGAAACCGGGTACGCAACGAATTCGGCTATGCTTCCGACGACATCGTTGTCGGTCTTCTTGGCCGTTTCGACCGTGTCAAAGGGCACGAGGAAACCATCAAGGCCGTGGCTTCCCTGCACAAAAAAGGCATGGAGAACATCCGTCTCTTTCTCATCGGCTTTGACACCGCTATGACCAGCTCGCAGATCGAAACGTTGATCGATGACGCCGGAATCAAGGACATCACCCGAATAAGCGGCAAACGCGACGATGTGAATGCGTGTATCAGCGCAGTTGATATCGGGGTGGTAGCCTCTCTATGGTCCGAGGCCATTGCCCGTTCAGCTCTGGAAATAATGGCCGTAGACCGCCCTCTGGTCTCCACCGACGTCGGCGTCATGCCCGACCTGGTCTGCCCGTCCGCAATGGTCGGCCCCGGAGATGTGAAAGCACTGGCAGACGCCATTGAGAGCATCGTCAACAGTGATGAACTGCGCAGCGAAATTCTGGAAGCTCAAAAACGGACCATGTCTCAACTGACCCTGGAGGAATTCCTCAAACGGTCACTGAATCTCTATCACAGTCTCATTGACGACAAGTAATCAGCCGCCAAACAATTCTTTTGTTTTCCTGATCTTGTCTGCCACGGAAAGAATGGTCATGGCATAGCTTTCCGAATGGTTGTAGCGATAGATGACCTTGAGCTGATCGGCTTCGGAGAGATCATTTTTCCACCCATGACTGGCCACGAAATTGGCCATGGAATGAAGCGCGTCCTGCGTATTGGACAGATCGACCTTGCCGTCCCCCGTACCATCCCTGCCATAATGTTCGGCACTGGTCGGCATGAATTGGCACTGCCCTATGGCTCCATAGATGGAGCTGGGAATGGAAAGCGGGTCCTTGTCAATGGCCAGTGCATACTTGATAAGCGCCTTGAGTTCCGCATATCCCCAGTCCCCCTTTTGCTCGGTTCGCCTGATCAACCACTTCCGCGTTTCGTCAGAAATATCCTTTCGCTTGATGGAGGACTCAATGAGCGAAAAATCCTTGGCCAGAGCCATGCTTGACAGAATGGTGAAGGCATTCTCCTCGCCGACATTCCTGCCAAGTCGGGTCTCAACCAGTAATATGGCCGTTAGCAACTCACCAGGAACACCGTATTTCTGTTCAATGACAACAAAATCGGCACGGTACTCCATATAAAACGAGTACGCTCCGGCAATGAGAATGGGGTTGAGATACCGACTGAGAACCTCAGGCTCGGCACTGGGACTCGACGTGGCCGCAGACAGCTTGGTATTGAGCAAAACGTCCATCTTTCGGGCCATCACTTCCGGGGAAAACGTCAAATCAGGATTGGAAAAAAGAGCGGTGACATAGTGCTCGTCCAAACCATCTTCGACCAGTCTGTTCACCAGAGGCTGCCATATCCAGGCATCGGCAGAAGCAGACCTTTCAGCTCCACATATAAAAAAGACGGCCAACGTGATGACGATGGCCGCGCTTTGTATACGACGAATTAGGGTACGATCAAATTCTATCCATGGGGACAAAACCCATTTCCTCCTCGAAGTCATCGTCCATATGGGACGCAAACTTCTTGAGATCATAGATGGCACCGCAAGAAGGACATCGTAGCGTGACCTCCTGACACCCTCGATGGGCAGTCAGATCAAGGCCACACTTCTC containing:
- a CDS encoding lytic murein transglycosylase, translated to MNRLVEDGLDEHYVTALFSNPDLTFSPEVMARKMDVLLNTKLSAATSSPSAEPEVLSRYLNPILIAGAYSFYMEYRADFVVIEQKYGVPGELLTAILLVETRLGRNVGEENAFTILSSMALAKDFSLIESSIKRKDISDETRKWLIRRTEQKGDWGYAELKALIKYALAIDKDPLSIPSSIYGAIGQCQFMPTSAEHYGRDGTGDGKVDLSNTQDALHSMANFVASHGWKNDLSEADQLKVIYRYNHSESYAMTILSVADKIRKTKELFGG
- a CDS encoding NFACT RNA binding domain-containing protein, whose translation is MEANFFRFLCAELGNILIGRRIDKVFGPAPGIWVLKIQNTGEQLYLLYRPAKSAGLLFTSTVKPTNPQTASAMTMWFRKRLNGRRILAAHVDWPTLRLALKLTPRDEDKAGNFLVIDCRSDMRLVDELEPEFGVQPEWPALEDAMDDPDIWRQYPHISPPLRKALQRLSEAEAHSLYFAVATGSACTFYLPKMKNGWAPPQVWSCHEMEETCPSALEAANIHGERTLFPLMEMEEDKPQKTLLKRARKKINRNLARLDEEEARLKSLQAEQIKAEALQAELYRFKDARELEKIEVTHPVHGPMVVPLNPFLSPTENMEKYFKIAAKAQRGFPHIKRRRKELLSQLNQLEEGTYEVHPAMAQSAAPTQDGAPALPKRYRGLAVSLFRSSDGFTIIRGKNKKANHDMLSKASSPFDYWFHVDDGPSSHVILKRDHPNQTVPETTLMEAAALCGLKSYRKDDGRADIMYALVKDIRKVKGFAVGQVAVDKKLGTLRVDLDPSLEATLSKDAA
- a CDS encoding glycosyltransferase family 4 protein, with the protein product MKIFQVINVRWFNATAWYAITLSRLLAEAGHEVTVLTQAGTAPEKAAQEAGLRTVSVDLNTTNPIRFASATKHIILLLRTHRPDIVNCHRGEGFFLWGVLKLFGFNFQLVRTRGDQRPPRSDAINRWLHAGVADAVVVTNRRMADYFLEKMRTPGHGLWLIHGGVDTARFHFDQAGRNRVRNEFGYASDDIVVGLLGRFDRVKGHEETIKAVASLHKKGMENIRLFLIGFDTAMTSSQIETLIDDAGIKDITRISGKRDDVNACISAVDIGVVASLWSEAIARSALEIMAVDRPLVSTDVGVMPDLVCPSAMVGPGDVKALADAIESIVNSDELRSEILEAQKRTMSQLTLEEFLKRSLNLYHSLIDDK
- the mutY gene encoding A/G-specific adenine glycosylase; translation: MDEITFTHDLLDWYDANGRDLPWRQNPEPYAVWVSEIMAQQTQMDRVVGYYSRWMERFPDISTLARAREEDVLKMWEGLGYYSRARNMLKAAETVIQEYGGVFPAEFKTIQSLPGVGEYTAGAISSIAYGLPEPAVDANVLRVFSRVLDMEEPVRGKSGKGRVEKVVCSLIPPDRAGDFNQAIMELGALICSKRPKCDRCPVQGHCKAYMANTVHQRPVLPAPQKTIRINMVTGVLVHDGKILIQKRKPDDVWPGLWEFPGGSIEAGETPQQAVAREYMEEVELSIMPEKKITTVTYTYTKYRVTMHCYLCRLDQAYREPVFNEAVEGGFVLPEVLEEYAFPAGHRRLVEYMKSAEYFDTLS
- a CDS encoding dual CXXC motif small (seleno)protein, whose translation is MFSKRQRSWQAQGMECEKCGLDLTAHRGCQEVTLRCPSCGAIYDLKKFASHMDDDFEEEMGFVPMDRI
- the gpmA gene encoding 2,3-diphosphoglycerate-dependent phosphoglycerate mutase, which gives rise to MHKIVLIRHGQSEWNLTNRFTGWTDVDLTEQGIEEAKAGAKLLKDGGFAFDVAHTSLLKRAIRTLWLVQDEMDIMWLPVRNTWRLNERHYGALQGLNKAETAQKYGDEQVFIWRRSFDTPPPELDMDDERYPGNDPRYATLSETDLPRAESLKITIDRTMPYWFETIAPQVQSGQRVLIVAHGNSLRGLVKYLDKMDDDSITSLNIPTGVPLVYELDDDLNAIDHYYLGDQEAAAKAAEAVANQAKGG
- a CDS encoding glycosyltransferase family 2 protein — its product is MENRLVSIILPTYNRADFIGTALDAVFAQTYEKWECIIIDDGSTDNTTDVLGAYDDPRIRYIHQENQGVSGARNTGIGICQGEVIALLDSDDEWMPNKLSTQLEYMREHDYQICQTEEIWVRGGKRVNQPAKYAKPEGWFFEASLEMCLISPSCTMFTRNAWESIGPFDENMPSCEDYDMWLRACLEYPVGLVREKLTIKYGGRPDQLSICVPCADLHRIRALIKILQSRKLDAAQSALALAELKNKVEIYMQGCEKRGKSDEAQRVWNLFCMVSEGKEVPLNTLS
- a CDS encoding tetratricopeptide repeat protein produces the protein MPSIGKLIDGLPEISQSKLVASGYGIWVAWKGTLHNSVEKTLQEYGALCVAKDTDQALWFCNTVEVFRAMARLQVWGRLNPMSVIFQIMPLTFLVGYDLEYSVSLSVELDRQNVVAPDELEVVIHPKLKENIQSVPGLSSEKIGGIDGLANVEWLRLNVDQGLDYETLRKWYFIIKPLGRMADKEAILGWRDFSGEILLLLQKLGLKYISDIKEGAIFFPLDNFRLLLSFCTEIMTLIKQSKEDEEKKYWPIVMAAAPQDNLQFSTDLPKKVGLDWNRMTPDFPHVRFMDGFLLSEWFRVNEARYGTDQMSLDSWCTLALKEGEEGFGYGTMQVALPNALMKAEGEECFYCGLKNHESKDCPTKKLDMPQPQIWNALAGTNINDFSDGFAEIDVDVNDDNFSRAILELMKDKNDLKSVMTKAVFEINAPSQLRTMKVVWRSRSKEWIDAAKQLAPEEGEYVWDALKAIESGNLEKAEGLIKEAQQQYPRSYQPHSLWGFYYLERKDFNQALFQWQEAERTSYTPLQQAIFAYLQARLMEIEGNLKDAINAYKHANTLDASWQEPVYRQAVCMVKMGFSGQAMDLFSNLISRDPHVFNRILIDPELDRGRVQLMNALWEHWAQAEEAVEAMRVKVDQLSEDITKRFDENHSYFETANEDLDRLRQLGTTSNFVAYYQLLRGGDRFQATLNNEVKRGIKRINSNLEYLSDRVRQVQREAAWFPFPKLLLEFNKEFNFCVEKINWIKTQRLNEADNFRKSLRFIEEIEDHIDSLQRRLVTLRIVRDSTLFILMLGRNFIWLELIGLGLLLVGLPSLIYFTRDVQGSYIIDLINDESQRWEICKGLVIIISIVAVAFSAVKSAFSFDKRKRELFDQLDEEIRQVAPKRY
- the dksA gene encoding RNA polymerase-binding protein DksA; its protein translation is MESKDLQYFKETLDGLLNDILKKSEETIEDMTESGVSYADPSDRATAESDRAFTLRLRDRERKLIKKIQKAVDRIEDGEFGICQECGDDISIPRLKARPMTTLCINCKSKQEEDEAVRGD